One Aegilops tauschii subsp. strangulata cultivar AL8/78 chromosome 7, Aet v6.0, whole genome shotgun sequence genomic window carries:
- the LOC109732714 gene encoding 12-oxophytodienoate reductase 1-like: MKPIPLMTPYTMGEFDLSHRVVLAPLTRQRAYGGVPQPHAALYYSQRASPGGFLISEATRVSPPSSRQEEPESSFGNIPGIWAPEQVGAWAPVVDAAHAKGAVFFCQLWHVAGDAVRQREQQVSPQMSFDGRRKELTSPRRVAQEEAPRVVDGFRRAARNAVDAGFDGVEILGANGYFVDGGGMDMESWCRFALDVVNAVVREIGGQRVGVRLDQFSAEPDEHALALHVVSRLNDHGVLYCHMIEPRVDGRRRVSRQLLPFREAFGGTFIASGGYGREEGDAAVGEGYADLVVYGRLFLANPDLPRRFELGAPLNDCVSATFYGAGAGADPAVGYTDYPFLE; encoded by the exons ATGAAGCCCATCCCTCTGATGACGCCGTACACGATGGGCGAGTTCGACCTGTCGCACAGGGTCGTGCTGGCACCCCTCACGCGGCAGCGCGCCTACGGCGGCGTGCCGCAGCCGCACGCCGCCCTGTACTACTCCCAGCGCGCCTCCCCCGGCGGCTTCCTCATCTCCGAGGCCACGCGGGTTTCGCCGCCGTCCTCGCGGCAGGAGGAGCCGGAGTCGTCTTTCGGGAACATCCCCGGGATCTGGGCGCCGGAGCAGGTCGGGGCCTGGGCGCCCGTGGTGGACGCCGCGCACGCCAAGGGCGCCGTCTTCTTCTGCCAGCTCTGGCACGTCGCCGGCGATGCCGTCCGGCAACGGGAGCAGCAGGTGAGTCCCCAGATGAGCTTCGACGGCCGCCGCAAGGAGCTGACGTCGCCGAGGAGGGTGGCGCAGGAGGAGGCTCCCCGCGTCGTCGATGGGTTCAGACGCGCCGCCCGGAACGCCGTCGACGCCG GCTTCGACGGCGTCGAGATCCTCGGCGCCAACGGCTACTTTGTCGACGGCGGCGGCATGGACATGGAGAGCTGGTGCCGGTTCGCGCTGGATGTGGTGAACGCCGTGGTGCGGGAGATCGGCGGCCAGCGCGTGGGCGTGCGGCTGGACCAGTTCAGCGCCGAGCCCGACGAGCACGCGCTGGCGCTCCACGTGGTGAGCCGGCTCAACGACCACGGCGTGCTCTACTGCCACATGATCGAGCCGAGGGTGGACGGCCGGCGGCGCGTGTCCCGGCAGCTGCTGCCGTTCAGGGAGGCGTTCGGCGGCACGTTCATCGCCAGCGGCGGGTACGGGCGAGAGGAGGGCGACGCGGCCGTCGGCGAGGGTTACGCCGACCTGGTGGTGTACGGGCGGCTGTTCCTGGCCAACCCGGACCTGCCGAGGAGGTTCGAGCTCGGCGCACCGCTCAACGACTGCGTCAGCGCCACCTTCtacggcgccggcgccggcgccgaccCCGCCGTCGGGTACACCGACTACCCGTTCCTCGAATGA